One Pleurocapsa sp. PCC 7327 DNA segment encodes these proteins:
- the sufC gene encoding Fe-S cluster assembly ATPase SufC — protein sequence MIRENSEVILSVRNLTANVDATPILKGVNLEIKAGEIHAIMGRNGSGKSTLAKVLAGHPSYEVTGGEVIYKGENLLEKEPDERALEGIFLGFQYPLEIPGVSNLDFLRVAYNARRKHLGLEELDTFDFEDLVQEKLGIVRMDSSFLERSLNEGFSGGEKKRNEILQMALLEPTLGILDEIDSGLDIDALRIVANGVNQLVTPDNAFLVITHYQRLLNYITPDYVHVMYDGRIVTSGTKELALELESHGYEFVEEKILSEVGT from the coding sequence ATGATTAGAGAAAACAGCGAAGTAATTTTATCGGTTCGGAATTTAACGGCTAATGTAGATGCTACGCCGATTTTGAAGGGAGTCAATCTAGAAATTAAAGCGGGAGAAATTCACGCGATTATGGGGCGTAATGGTTCGGGTAAAAGCACCTTGGCTAAAGTTTTAGCAGGACATCCCAGTTATGAAGTGACTGGAGGAGAGGTTATTTATAAAGGAGAAAATTTACTAGAAAAAGAACCAGACGAACGGGCGTTAGAAGGAATATTTTTAGGTTTCCAATACCCGTTAGAAATTCCTGGCGTTAGCAATCTAGATTTTCTCCGCGTAGCTTATAATGCCCGACGCAAGCATCTCGGTTTGGAAGAACTCGATACGTTTGATTTTGAAGATTTAGTGCAAGAAAAACTGGGAATCGTGCGGATGGATTCTAGTTTTCTAGAGAGAAGTTTAAATGAAGGCTTCTCTGGCGGAGAAAAGAAGCGCAATGAAATTTTACAAATGGCGTTATTAGAACCTACATTAGGGATTTTAGACGAGATCGATTCGGGTTTGGATATTGACGCGCTGAGAATCGTTGCCAACGGCGTTAATCAATTGGTAACCCCCGATAATGCTTTCCTAGTCATTACTCACTATCAACGCCTGCTAAACTACATTACACCGGATTACGTTCACGTTATGTATGACGGTCGCATCGTTACCAGTGGCACTAAAGAATTGGCACTTGAATTAGAATCTCATGGCTACGAATTTGTAGAAGAAAAAATTCTTTCAGAAGTTGGTACTTAA
- a CDS encoding DUF1997 domain-containing protein: MQCKATNHQAIDFSQKPYDETLNLEGSPTTLEVAKAATVRFQTHFEGHMEMYGDARLVAEYLDAHEEWFCRCAQPMKVEPIEDNGYILTIGKFGAFGYEVEPKIAVVLQPPKNAIYVMNSIPVPDYQAPGYEVDYQASMELVEIPVDLSESGIAAAFRKKNRFKLPSVITKVRWQLHMDVAVQFPKFIYKLPSSLIQKTGDRLLAQIVRQVSPRLTQKVQQDFHARFNLPLPPKNASDLQRISISQEEENMAA, translated from the coding sequence ATGCAGTGCAAAGCGACTAACCATCAAGCCATTGATTTCTCTCAAAAGCCTTATGATGAAACCTTAAATTTAGAGGGATCGCCAACCACACTAGAAGTAGCAAAAGCTGCGACTGTCCGCTTTCAAACGCATTTTGAAGGTCACATGGAGATGTACGGCGATGCTCGATTGGTGGCTGAGTATCTCGATGCTCATGAAGAATGGTTCTGTCGTTGCGCCCAACCGATGAAGGTAGAACCCATTGAAGACAATGGCTATATCTTGACAATTGGTAAATTTGGGGCTTTTGGCTATGAGGTGGAACCCAAAATTGCCGTCGTCCTTCAGCCTCCGAAGAACGCGATTTATGTGATGAATAGCATTCCGGTGCCGGATTACCAAGCTCCCGGCTATGAGGTTGACTATCAAGCTTCGATGGAACTGGTAGAAATCCCCGTAGATTTATCAGAGTCGGGAATTGCTGCGGCTTTTAGAAAGAAAAACAGATTCAAACTGCCATCGGTTATTACTAAAGTTAGATGGCAATTACATATGGATGTGGCAGTGCAGTTTCCCAAGTTCATCTACAAGTTACCTTCATCTCTCATCCAAAAAACGGGCGATCGTCTCCTTGCCCAAATTGTGCGTCAGGTTTCTCCTCGTCTAACTCAAAAAGTCCAGCAAGATTTCCATGCTCGCTTTAACTTACCCCTACCGCCAAAAAACGCCAGTGACTTGCAGAGAATTTCAATTTCTCAAGAAGAAGAGAATATGGCAGCTTAA
- the lspA gene encoding signal peptidase II has translation MLKNRFFWIVAIVGLILDRLTKYWVEQNFELHETWSLWAGVFHFTYVRNTGAAFSFFTGGSGWLRWLSLAVSLGLIGYAWWGPRLKAIEQLGWGFVLAGAFGNGIDRFLFGYVVDFLDFRLIQFPVFNLADIFINIGIIFLLIASFREARR, from the coding sequence ATGTTAAAAAATCGTTTTTTCTGGATTGTTGCGATTGTTGGTCTGATTTTAGATCGATTAACAAAATACTGGGTGGAGCAGAATTTTGAACTACATGAAACCTGGTCTTTGTGGGCAGGAGTTTTTCATTTTACCTATGTAAGAAATACAGGAGCAGCATTTAGTTTTTTTACAGGAGGATCGGGTTGGTTGCGCTGGCTATCTCTGGCGGTCAGTTTGGGGTTGATTGGCTATGCTTGGTGGGGACCAAGGCTAAAAGCGATCGAACAGTTGGGCTGGGGATTTGTCTTGGCTGGGGCTTTCGGCAATGGAATCGATCGCTTTTTATTTGGCTATGTCGTCGATTTTCTCGATTTTCGATTGATTCAATTTCCCGTTTTTAACTTAGCCGATATTTTTATTAATATCGGGATTATCTTTCTTTTAATCGCTAGCTTTCGAGAAGCCAGAAGATAG
- a CDS encoding biotin transporter BioY, with the protein MNINRRTYARKHLSQNRELIINVSGLNELLWALIGLLLTIFGTFIEAFITNPPWDWADRGMFSQSLGITCQIGAVLLTGCLGGKNAGALSQIAYVVLGLLWLPIFGRGGGLEYVREPSFGYLVGFIPGAWLCGAIAFRHRTKLESLAGSALCGLFAIHFCGLIYLVGLSLFDSAGDLFVSLENLPELINRYSIAPLPGQMVLICVVSVIAFVLRRVLFY; encoded by the coding sequence GTGAATATCAACCGACGAACTTACGCTAGAAAACATCTCTCTCAGAATCGAGAACTAATCATCAACGTGTCAGGACTCAACGAGCTTCTCTGGGCGCTAATTGGTCTGCTGTTGACCATTTTCGGGACGTTCATTGAAGCATTTATTACTAATCCGCCTTGGGATTGGGCGGATCGAGGGATGTTTTCTCAGTCTCTCGGTATTACCTGCCAGATTGGTGCAGTTCTGCTGACAGGGTGCTTGGGGGGAAAAAATGCCGGAGCGCTTTCTCAAATTGCCTATGTTGTCCTTGGATTGCTGTGGTTGCCAATTTTTGGTCGCGGTGGCGGTCTAGAATATGTTAGAGAGCCTAGCTTTGGCTATCTAGTAGGATTCATTCCTGGCGCTTGGTTGTGCGGTGCGATCGCATTTCGTCACAGGACAAAATTAGAGTCTTTGGCAGGTAGCGCCCTTTGCGGTTTGTTTGCGATCCATTTTTGCGGGTTAATCTATTTGGTCGGTTTATCTCTCTTTGATTCGGCAGGCGATCTCTTCGTTTCTCTGGAAAATTTGCCAGAATTGATTAATCGCTACTCTATTGCTCCTTTACCGGGTCAAATGGTTCTTATCTGCGTTGTCTCAGTTATTGCTTTCGTTTTGCGTCGGGTATTATTTTATTGA
- a CDS encoding SufS family cysteine desulfurase yields the protein MTLIQEKILANKVRSDFPILHQEVNGKPLIYLDSAATSQKPLAVLDTLRNYYERDNANVHRGAHTLSVRATEAYESARDKVAKFVNAASRQEIVFTRNATEAINLVAYSWGLNHLKAGDEILLSVMEHHSNLVPWQIIAQKTGAVIKYVGLTDTEELDLEHFNSLLSEKTKLVAIVHVSNTLGCINPVEKIVSIAHKNGAKVLIDACQSVPHMPVDVQAIGCDWLVASGHKMCAPTGVGFLYGKQELLEEMPPFLGGGEMISEVFLDHFTCGEVPHKFEAGTPAIGEAIALGAAVDYLTTIGMDKIHAYEVELTTYLFEKLEQIPNLRIYGPKPTKDGKIRAALASFNVREIHASDLSTLLDQEGIAIRSGHHCTQPLHRLFEASGSARASLSFYNTREEIDVFIKVLKETIDFFNSVME from the coding sequence ATGACTCTAATTCAAGAAAAAATTCTCGCCAATAAAGTTCGTTCTGACTTCCCAATTTTGCATCAGGAAGTTAACGGAAAACCACTAATTTATCTTGATAGCGCCGCCACTTCTCAGAAACCTCTAGCGGTGCTCGATACCCTACGCAATTACTACGAGCGGGATAATGCTAACGTTCACAGAGGTGCTCATACTCTAAGCGTCAGAGCAACCGAAGCCTATGAAAGTGCAAGAGATAAAGTTGCTAAATTTGTCAATGCGGCTTCGCGCCAAGAAATCGTTTTTACTCGCAACGCGACAGAAGCGATTAATTTAGTCGCCTATAGTTGGGGACTCAATCATCTCAAAGCAGGAGATGAAATTCTTCTCTCGGTAATGGAGCATCACAGCAATCTTGTCCCTTGGCAAATTATCGCTCAAAAAACGGGCGCTGTTATCAAATATGTAGGACTGACGGATACAGAAGAATTAGATTTAGAACACTTTAATTCTTTACTTTCTGAGAAAACAAAACTGGTTGCGATCGTTCACGTTTCTAATACATTGGGTTGTATTAATCCAGTCGAAAAGATAGTTTCAATTGCTCATAAAAATGGCGCTAAAGTCTTAATTGATGCCTGCCAGAGCGTTCCCCATATGCCCGTTGACGTGCAAGCAATCGGATGCGATTGGCTAGTAGCTAGCGGTCATAAAATGTGCGCTCCGACGGGAGTTGGTTTTCTCTATGGCAAGCAAGAATTATTAGAGGAAATGCCTCCCTTTTTAGGCGGCGGTGAGATGATTTCTGAGGTATTTTTAGACCACTTTACCTGTGGAGAAGTGCCTCATAAATTTGAAGCCGGAACGCCTGCCATTGGCGAAGCGATCGCGCTCGGTGCAGCCGTCGATTATTTAACCACAATAGGAATGGATAAAATCCATGCCTACGAAGTAGAATTGACGACTTATCTGTTTGAGAAATTAGAGCAAATTCCTAACTTGAGAATATACGGACCAAAACCTACAAAAGATGGAAAAATAAGGGCAGCGCTAGCATCTTTTAATGTAAGAGAAATTCATGCTAGCGACTTATCTACTTTGTTGGATCAAGAGGGAATCGCAATTCGTTCGGGACATCATTGTACTCAACCATTGCATCGACTATTTGAAGCATCGGGAAGTGCAAGAGCGAGTTTATCTTTTTACAATACTCGCGAGGAAATTGATGTCTTTATTAAGGTGTTGAAAGAAACGATTGATTTCTTTAATAGCGTGATGGAGTAA
- a CDS encoding MFS transporter gives MRTFLFIWIGQVVSLLGSKLTEFALGVWVYQQTESLTQFAFVVLCMYLPNLLVSPFAGVIIDRWNRRWAMILSDLAAGISTLTVMGLLWTNSLQVWHIYLVVMVVSFADAFQIPAYTAAIGQLVPKEHLSRANGMVQISKAISKIAAPFVAGFLIELVALKGVLLIDFCTFTVAAFTLLLVRFPTLKTASTHPIESQRLWQEIVSGWHYILAKPSLLGLTSYVAMTYFTMGMLEVLFWPFILDFSSSADLGRVLSIGGCGMLLGGLTISIWGGPQRRIYGIFAFVPVQGMALLLGSLDASLYLAALGIFAYLFAQPIIISCNRAIWQSKIPLGLQGRIFALQQALERSLSILAYVIAGPLVERVISPLVVSDGFLTTGIGRLIGTGMGQEIRLLLFAMGSILIFVTLVACQLPQLRRIEAELPDEGDAALAMVKARSTI, from the coding sequence ATGCGAACTTTTCTTTTCATTTGGATAGGACAAGTTGTCTCTCTATTAGGTTCCAAGCTGACCGAATTTGCTCTCGGCGTCTGGGTGTATCAGCAAACGGAGTCATTAACCCAGTTTGCTTTTGTAGTTTTGTGCATGTACCTTCCCAATCTGCTCGTCTCTCCCTTTGCCGGAGTGATAATAGACCGCTGGAATCGCCGTTGGGCAATGATTTTGAGCGATTTAGCGGCGGGAATTAGCACCTTGACGGTTATGGGGCTGCTCTGGACGAATAGCTTGCAGGTTTGGCATATCTATCTAGTCGTGATGGTCGTATCTTTTGCCGATGCCTTTCAGATCCCCGCTTATACGGCTGCAATCGGGCAACTCGTTCCCAAGGAACACCTTAGCCGCGCTAATGGTATGGTACAAATTTCCAAAGCGATCTCCAAGATTGCTGCCCCGTTTGTTGCGGGTTTCTTAATCGAACTCGTCGCCCTCAAGGGCGTTCTCCTGATTGATTTCTGTACCTTTACCGTTGCCGCCTTCACCTTGCTATTAGTTCGTTTCCCCACTCTTAAAACTGCCTCTACTCATCCAATTGAGTCACAACGACTATGGCAAGAGATTGTTTCTGGCTGGCACTACATCCTCGCTAAACCCAGCTTACTCGGCTTAACGAGCTACGTGGCGATGACTTATTTCACCATGGGCATGCTTGAGGTTTTATTCTGGCCCTTTATTTTAGATTTCTCCTCTAGTGCCGATCTCGGTCGCGTTCTCTCGATTGGCGGTTGCGGGATGCTTCTCGGCGGTTTGACCATCAGCATTTGGGGAGGACCTCAACGACGAATTTACGGCATTTTTGCTTTCGTTCCCGTACAGGGAATGGCTTTGCTATTGGGAAGCTTGGATGCTTCTCTCTATCTCGCTGCTCTGGGCATTTTTGCTTATTTATTTGCTCAACCGATTATTATCAGTTGCAATCGCGCTATTTGGCAGAGCAAAATCCCTCTCGGCTTACAAGGTCGGATCTTTGCCTTACAGCAGGCTTTAGAGCGATCGCTCTCTATCCTGGCCTATGTCATTGCTGGTCCCTTGGTAGAGCGCGTCATCAGTCCGTTGGTGGTTTCTGATGGTTTCTTAACCACTGGTATTGGCAGACTCATCGGTACGGGAATGGGACAAGAAATTAGACTTCTGTTATTTGCGATGGGAAGCATCCTGATTTTTGTCACGCTGGTTGCCTGTCAACTGCCTCAACTGAGGCGCATAGAAGCCGAGTTACCCGATGAAGGAGATGCGGCTCTTGCAATGGTTAAAGCGCGATCGACGATTTAA
- a CDS encoding pentapeptide repeat-containing protein, translating to MASPPIKRGKDRAKGKPIYLLLLQAIPLLPRRLAAWTLEIYLVTASAVIPYSLGVYIESHSSVDRVPLNPVLANTEKAIAQTLGLPRRQSQPEVTPLTNLLWWVALTSPVVLTSWQLYILGKTGQTLPKRWFGVRAIADSGKPPGLLRAVVREGAGKWGLPLGTAYLLWRYSGAFPNLGLLAGLAGVAIAIEGGILLRSSRRRPLHDRVAKTVVVDIQASSRRQRVRPPNRSVTVEVKPYNPKTSADNSHRHLPPDVLNAVVLPPESEERQKGCWLWMRQHPGTTLLIFTLAGMSFVLTTFVVTQVYIQDKADRRQSEEDKNEAFLTLVERLGATATDPVEERKSVILAMARLDDPRALPLLVDLLGQETNPALMDAIGRAMESVGLRALPALRQLNQSLSNQLQSLSLENAPQERQLVALRLRATKGAIARLLVLSSSRLGSADLQRIDLGGMVTESGDFALVLDRADLSGANLRSALLSQASFRGSIFTSAGEDRLLSTFDDAIADLSGADLREANLAEAFLSDVPLQGANLMLATLNRADLSRAQLKETNLSSAQLLETDLTEADLEGASLTGADLAESTFVRANLRRAKLGRVRALGANFASANLFQSDWSGSDLSEINFSQANLESADLSSTQLAGSDLQKTQLQNANLANANLGNADLRGANLAGANFQGVLFATHPSTSSEPFLNAFSSVESKANIEEVDFTDVKNLSDSQINFICTNGGYHPRCSIKPK from the coding sequence ATGGCTAGCCCACCCATCAAAAGAGGTAAAGACCGAGCTAAAGGAAAACCCATTTATCTGCTGTTGCTACAAGCCATTCCCCTGCTTCCGAGACGCTTGGCTGCATGGACGCTAGAAATTTATCTAGTGACTGCTAGCGCGGTTATTCCCTACAGCCTCGGCGTTTACATCGAATCTCATTCGAGTGTCGATCGCGTGCCTCTCAACCCCGTGCTAGCCAACACAGAGAAAGCGATCGCGCAGACTCTGGGATTGCCTCGCCGTCAGAGTCAACCCGAAGTTACTCCTTTGACCAATTTGTTGTGGTGGGTAGCCTTAACTAGCCCCGTCGTCCTCACGAGCTGGCAACTCTATATTTTGGGCAAAACCGGTCAAACCTTACCCAAGCGCTGGTTTGGCGTGCGAGCGATCGCCGATTCCGGTAAACCTCCCGGTTTATTGCGGGCAGTCGTGCGCGAAGGAGCGGGTAAATGGGGATTGCCCTTGGGAACCGCTTACTTGCTCTGGCGATACTCTGGGGCATTTCCCAATTTGGGACTGCTGGCGGGGTTGGCAGGAGTCGCGATCGCGATCGAAGGCGGAATCCTTTTGCGCTCTTCTCGCCGTCGTCCCCTGCACGACCGAGTTGCCAAAACCGTTGTCGTCGATATCCAAGCTTCCTCCCGCCGCCAGCGCGTTCGACCGCCCAATCGGTCTGTAACGGTAGAAGTAAAGCCATACAACCCCAAAACGAGCGCAGACAACAGCCATCGCCATCTGCCTCCAGATGTCCTCAATGCCGTCGTCCTACCGCCAGAGAGCGAGGAACGTCAAAAAGGGTGTTGGTTGTGGATGCGCCAACATCCAGGGACGACTTTGTTAATTTTTACCTTGGCAGGGATGAGTTTCGTGTTGACGACCTTTGTCGTTACGCAAGTTTACATTCAAGACAAGGCAGATCGGCGACAGTCTGAAGAGGACAAGAATGAAGCGTTTCTGACGCTGGTCGAACGCTTGGGTGCGACGGCGACCGATCCCGTGGAGGAACGCAAGTCGGTTATTCTGGCAATGGCAAGACTCGACGATCCTCGTGCCCTTCCCTTACTGGTCGATTTATTGGGACAGGAAACTAATCCGGCTTTAATGGATGCGATCGGACGAGCCATGGAAAGTGTGGGATTGAGGGCACTCCCTGCCTTGCGGCAGTTAAATCAATCCCTATCCAATCAGCTTCAATCGCTTTCTCTTGAGAATGCCCCACAAGAACGACAGTTGGTTGCCTTGCGCCTGAGAGCGACGAAAGGAGCGATCGCTCGCTTGCTCGTTCTCTCTAGCAGTCGGCTTGGCAGCGCCGATCTCCAGCGCATCGATCTCGGCGGGATGGTAACGGAATCGGGCGATTTTGCTTTGGTTTTAGACCGAGCCGACTTATCGGGGGCGAATTTGCGCAGTGCACTTTTAAGCCAAGCCAGCTTTCGAGGCAGTATCTTCACCAGTGCTGGAGAAGATAGGCTTTTGAGTACGTTCGACGATGCGATCGCCGATCTCAGCGGTGCCGACCTCAGAGAAGCCAATTTGGCAGAAGCCTTTTTAAGCGATGTCCCTCTCCAAGGCGCGAATTTAATGCTAGCGACGCTTAACCGCGCCGATTTATCTCGCGCTCAACTCAAAGAAACCAATCTCAGCAGCGCACAACTGCTGGAAACCGATCTAACTGAGGCGGATTTAGAAGGTGCCAGTTTAACGGGGGCAGATTTGGCGGAATCGACCTTCGTTCGCGCCAATCTTCGACGAGCCAAACTAGGTCGGGTTCGAGCGCTAGGGGCAAATTTTGCTTCGGCTAATCTGTTTCAATCTGACTGGAGTGGTTCGGATTTGTCTGAGATCAATTTTAGCCAAGCCAATCTTGAAAGCGCAGATTTGAGTTCGACTCAGTTAGCGGGATCTGATTTACAGAAGACTCAATTGCAAAATGCCAACCTCGCTAACGCCAATCTCGGCAATGCCGATTTGCGAGGCGCTAATTTAGCCGGAGCTAACTTTCAAGGCGTTTTGTTTGCTACTCATCCCTCCACCAGTTCCGAACCATTTCTGAACGCTTTCTCTTCCGTCGAATCAAAAGCGAATATCGAGGAAGTCGATTTTACAGACGTGAAAAATTTAAGCGATAGTCAAATTAATTTTATTTGCACTAATGGCGGCTATCATCCTCGGTGTTCGATCAAACCAAAATAA
- the sufD gene encoding Fe-S cluster assembly protein SufD, producing MSTTAILKTEETRLTSDAYLRNLLKKCEAKKTVENIAIADKIEELRRQAVSQVLESRIPSKRDEEWRFTDLSDLLQISFQVAEKATVAAGDLERLTLPEAKQSRIVFVNGFYSPELSDVSGLPESVYVGNLVDLPDAQNDKIVKYLARQEDATEIFTALNTSGLIDVAVIWANPNVIVETPIQVLFLSVSGSSPSFSQPRLLVVAETGSSLELVEFYGAVGKNTPYFTNAVTEIWVQDNAQVRHNRIQQESATGFHIAKNAIAQARDSRYTCNEINLGGKLYRNNLDIFQTGEQTTTHLNGLVAISGEQVSDTHSAIFLTKPHGTTDQLHKCIIDGSAHAVFNGKVFVPKAAQLTNAAQLNRNLLLSPKARVNTKPELQITADNVKCSHGATVSQLEADEVFYLRSRGLTEADSRRLLVDAFAAEILERISIESLRQKLTQLIAQKVKN from the coding sequence ATGAGTACGACAGCGATATTAAAAACTGAAGAAACTAGGTTGACAAGTGATGCTTACCTCAGAAATTTACTGAAAAAATGCGAAGCGAAAAAAACGGTTGAAAATATCGCGATCGCAGATAAGATAGAAGAATTGCGCCGACAAGCCGTTTCTCAAGTATTAGAATCGCGAATACCTAGCAAAAGAGATGAAGAATGGCGCTTCACCGATTTATCGGATTTGCTACAAATTAGCTTTCAAGTAGCAGAAAAAGCAACGGTTGCTGCTGGCGATCTAGAAAGATTGACTTTACCAGAAGCCAAGCAAAGTCGAATCGTCTTCGTCAACGGCTTTTATTCGCCCGAATTGTCTGATGTGTCGGGATTGCCAGAAAGCGTCTACGTTGGCAACTTAGTCGATTTGCCAGATGCACAGAATGATAAAATTGTCAAGTATTTAGCCCGACAAGAAGACGCAACTGAAATCTTTACTGCGCTTAATACATCTGGATTAATAGATGTAGCAGTGATTTGGGCGAATCCCAACGTCATCGTCGAAACGCCAATTCAAGTTCTTTTTCTTTCTGTCTCTGGTTCGTCCCCTAGCTTTTCTCAGCCGCGCTTGTTGGTAGTAGCTGAAACGGGATCTAGCCTAGAATTGGTAGAATTTTATGGGGCAGTGGGGAAGAATACACCTTACTTTACCAACGCGGTGACAGAGATTTGGGTGCAAGACAACGCCCAAGTCAGGCACAACCGCATTCAACAGGAGTCGGCTACTGGCTTCCACATTGCCAAGAACGCGATCGCGCAAGCCCGCGACAGCCGCTACACTTGTAATGAGATTAATCTAGGTGGAAAACTGTATCGCAATAATTTAGATATATTTCAGACGGGAGAACAAACGACCACGCACCTAAATGGGTTAGTGGCGATTTCTGGCGAACAGGTGTCGGATACCCACAGCGCGATTTTTCTGACCAAACCCCACGGAACGACCGATCAACTGCATAAGTGTATTATTGATGGGAGCGCTCATGCCGTTTTCAATGGCAAAGTTTTTGTTCCGAAAGCGGCACAACTGACGAATGCAGCTCAGTTAAATCGCAATTTGCTGTTGTCTCCCAAAGCTAGAGTTAATACCAAGCCAGAGTTACAGATTACTGCAGATAATGTTAAATGTTCCCACGGCGCTACCGTGAGTCAGCTAGAAGCCGATGAAGTCTTCTATCTGCGCAGTCGCGGTTTGACAGAAGCGGATTCGCGTCGCTTGCTAGTCGATGCTTTTGCTGCTGAGATTTTGGAGCGCATTTCCATCGAATCTCTGCGTCAAAAACTCACTCAACTCATCGCTCAAAAAGTAAAGAATTAA
- a CDS encoding glycosyltransferase: MKIAIITSGFLPVVDGVTVSGLYRLQKLSQWGHQVLLFCPDYSALAHIYPNWKDYTGEILPGVRVVNLGSTPFVDLDFERNVSRNSYQTLQQELEKFKPDIVHVDEPERLCVGFWRIPGIDYAKKAGIPCVGFFRTNFLEYLDDFAAFPIGRMTISLPGWAMAFVKFLFKKFLCWVYNAYDATLIHNTVIHQKLIEIGIKNTIYENLNGFDPDKFTPHLREEGFFEKNFGLNNCDRKVKLAFLGRLTPDKGWNFTISAFPKAVRHINPQDIALLIVGDGPMREEIGSRLEPLLPHTHLLGRVSPERIPALLANSDIYVTTSEKENRALTIIEALASGLPILAPRAGGIPQDVRDGWNGFLFAPQDANDFANKLKTLVENPALRQEMGAKGRQYIEEYNSWDKTVQNLLAIWEKQIAKKAKAISEFN, encoded by the coding sequence ATGAAAATCGCGATTATTACCTCTGGCTTTCTTCCTGTTGTTGATGGAGTGACGGTTAGCGGACTCTATAGACTGCAAAAGCTGAGTCAGTGGGGACATCAGGTTCTATTATTCTGTCCCGATTACAGCGCGTTGGCACACATTTACCCAAATTGGAAAGACTACACGGGCGAAATTTTACCCGGCGTGAGAGTCGTTAATCTAGGGAGTACACCTTTTGTAGACTTAGACTTCGAGCGCAATGTTAGTCGCAATTCTTACCAAACGCTCCAACAAGAATTAGAAAAGTTTAAACCCGATATTGTCCACGTTGACGAACCAGAACGCTTATGCGTCGGATTTTGGCGCATTCCTGGCATCGATTATGCAAAAAAAGCTGGCATTCCCTGCGTTGGTTTTTTTAGAACCAATTTTTTAGAATATCTCGACGATTTTGCCGCTTTTCCCATCGGCAGGATGACAATTTCTTTGCCCGGTTGGGCTATGGCGTTCGTAAAATTCCTGTTTAAAAAATTCCTCTGCTGGGTTTACAATGCCTACGACGCTACCCTGATTCACAATACCGTCATCCATCAAAAACTGATCGAAATTGGCATTAAAAATACGATCTACGAAAATTTAAACGGTTTCGATCCCGATAAATTTACTCCCCATCTGCGCGAAGAAGGATTTTTTGAGAAGAATTTTGGCTTAAACAACTGCGATCGCAAGGTAAAATTAGCTTTTTTAGGTCGTCTAACGCCGGATAAAGGCTGGAACTTTACTATCTCTGCCTTTCCCAAAGCAGTGCGACACATAAATCCTCAAGACATCGCGCTTCTAATCGTAGGCGACGGTCCCATGCGAGAGGAAATTGGTAGCCGACTAGAACCCTTACTTCCCCACACGCATCTTCTTGGCAGAGTTTCCCCCGAACGAATCCCCGCCCTTTTAGCCAATAGCGACATCTATGTCACGACTTCGGAAAAGGAAAATCGAGCGCTGACTATTATAGAAGCTTTAGCCTCTGGACTGCCCATCTTAGCTCCTCGCGCTGGAGGAATACCGCAAGACGTTCGAGATGGTTGGAATGGATTTTTATTTGCTCCACAAGATGCAAACGATTTTGCGAATAAGCTCAAAACGCTGGTAGAAAATCCTGCCCTGAGACAAGAAATGGGAGCCAAAGGAAGGCAATACATTGAAGAATACAACAGTTGGGATAAAACCGTACAAAATTTGCTCGCGATTTGGGAAAAACAAATTGCTAAGAAAGCCAAAGCTATTTCTGAATTTAATTAA
- a CDS encoding SDR family oxidoreductase, with protein MKAFVAGATGQTGRRIVQALVAKNIPVRALVRDLEAGKEILPVEAELVLGDVLKPETLGEAIADSTVLLCATGAKPSLDPTGPYQVDYQGVKNLVDVAKAKGIEHFVLVSSLCTSKFFHPLNLFWLILYWKKQGEMYLQNSGLTYTIVRPGGLKNEDNADSIVMSSADTLFDGSISRTKVAQVCVESLMQPAARNKIVEIVARPDAMQMDWEQLFATVA; from the coding sequence ATGAAAGCATTTGTAGCAGGAGCAACCGGACAAACAGGACGGCGAATCGTACAAGCTTTAGTCGCTAAGAATATTCCCGTTCGAGCTTTGGTAAGAGATTTGGAGGCAGGAAAAGAAATTTTGCCAGTAGAGGCAGAGTTAGTCCTTGGCGATGTCCTCAAGCCAGAAACTTTAGGAGAAGCCATTGCCGACAGTACAGTTCTTCTATGTGCGACGGGAGCTAAACCCAGCTTAGATCCCACCGGTCCTTATCAAGTAGATTATCAAGGCGTAAAAAATTTGGTTGATGTTGCCAAAGCCAAAGGAATCGAACATTTTGTTTTGGTTTCCTCTTTGTGCACTTCCAAATTTTTTCATCCTCTTAACTTGTTTTGGTTAATTCTCTATTGGAAGAAACAGGGAGAAATGTATCTCCAGAACAGCGGCTTAACTTATACAATCGTTCGCCCTGGTGGTCTTAAAAATGAAGATAACGCAGATTCAATTGTGATGTCATCAGCAGATACCCTGTTTGATGGCAGTATTTCTCGGACTAAGGTAGCACAAGTTTGCGTAGAATCTCTGATGCAACCCGCAGCACGCAATAAAATCGTAGAGATAGTCGCTCGACCCGATGCGATGCAAATGGATTGGGAACAATTGTTTGCCACTGTCGCTTAA